In Exiguobacterium sibiricum 7-3, a genomic segment contains:
- a CDS encoding PTS sugar transporter subunit IIA: MATAMKLEKEMVLLNQHFSTDEEAIEAAGALLVNHGYVRPNYIESMKTRHRLSTVYIGNHVAIPHGTEEAKEEVLKTGLSILQVPNGVSFGTEQAKLIIGIAGIGDEHLELLSHIAIICSDEDNVERLVEAETAEEMIQLLSVEV, encoded by the coding sequence ATGGCAACAGCGATGAAACTAGAAAAAGAGATGGTTTTACTAAATCAACATTTTAGTACAGATGAGGAAGCGATTGAAGCAGCTGGAGCGTTACTTGTCAATCACGGCTACGTCCGTCCGAACTATATCGAATCGATGAAAACCCGGCACCGGTTGTCGACGGTTTATATCGGAAACCATGTCGCAATTCCGCATGGCACGGAAGAGGCAAAAGAAGAAGTCCTGAAAACGGGATTATCGATTCTGCAAGTTCCGAACGGCGTGTCGTTCGGAACAGAACAGGCGAAGCTGATTATCGGTATCGCGGGTATCGGCGACGAACACCTTGAACTGCTTTCGCACATTGCCATCATCTGTTCGGACGAAGACAATGTCGAACGGTTGGTCGAAGCGGAGACGGCCGAAGAAATGATTCAATTGCTGTCTGTGGAGGTGTAA
- a CDS encoding DUF779 domain-containing protein, with translation MVERVLATDAGLELIEQLKAKHGPLMFHQSGGCCDGSSPMCFAEGDLFLGDQDLLIGTIGGCPFYIHEDQYEYWKHTQLIIDVVNGRGGMFSLEGVEGKRFLTRSRAFTTEEYAELAASTNS, from the coding sequence ATGGTCGAACGTGTACTTGCGACCGATGCCGGCTTGGAGTTGATTGAACAGCTGAAAGCAAAACACGGACCGTTGATGTTTCATCAATCGGGTGGATGTTGCGACGGCAGCTCCCCGATGTGTTTTGCGGAAGGCGATTTATTTTTAGGCGATCAAGATTTATTGATTGGTACAATCGGTGGTTGTCCGTTTTATATTCATGAGGATCAGTATGAATATTGGAAACATACACAACTGATCATTGATGTCGTCAATGGTCGAGGCGGAATGTTTTCTTTAGAAGGTGTCGAGGGAAAACGATTTTTGACACGTTCTCGCGCTTTCACGACTGAAGAATATGCAGAACTCGCGGCATCAACCAACTCATGA
- a CDS encoding TraR/DksA C4-type zinc finger protein, which produces MLSEKQIETFKTRLLKEKNKTETNIENREVDYDTGELSSYDNHPGDSGDELFLRERDQAMTDMQEEMLSDVDLALKAIEDGTYGVCKVCGKDIEIERLDIIPETLLCIEDAKKEEEKVGNDPMSRPSEEAVLDPSVTATGKDIDGATDGFSKVGEFGNSDTPSDKEDGIDPTR; this is translated from the coding sequence ATGTTATCAGAAAAGCAAATTGAGACATTTAAAACACGTTTGTTGAAAGAAAAAAATAAAACGGAGACGAACATCGAAAATCGTGAAGTAGATTATGATACGGGTGAACTGTCGAGCTACGATAACCACCCAGGCGATTCAGGAGACGAGCTGTTTTTGCGTGAACGTGATCAAGCAATGACGGATATGCAGGAAGAAATGTTATCAGACGTCGATTTAGCGTTAAAAGCAATTGAAGATGGAACGTACGGTGTATGTAAAGTATGCGGAAAAGATATTGAAATCGAACGTCTCGACATCATTCCAGAAACGTTGTTATGCATTGAAGATGCAAAAAAAGAAGAAGAAAAGGTCGGAAACGATCCGATGTCCCGTCCGAGCGAAGAAGCGGTTCTCGATCCGTCCGTCACGGCAACCGGCAAAGATATCGACGGTGCAACCGATGGATTCAGTAAAGTCGGTGAATTCGGAAACTCGGACACACCTTCAGACAAAGAAGACGGCATTGATCCGACGCGCTAA
- a CDS encoding thioredoxin family protein, translating to MTTFQELTSIEDVRDFYLQKSASFIYISSPGCGVCASLFPQIEPIIANHPEFRSGHVDLSTVPEIVGEFSVFTAPSLLFFVQGKELHRESRIVPIEPFTRKVEQLSRLVASMN from the coding sequence ATGACAACCTTTCAAGAGTTGACGTCAATTGAAGACGTAAGGGACTTTTATCTTCAAAAATCGGCGAGTTTCATTTATATTTCCAGTCCGGGGTGTGGCGTTTGTGCCTCGCTGTTTCCGCAAATTGAACCGATTATAGCAAATCATCCCGAATTTCGGTCTGGCCATGTCGACTTGAGTACAGTCCCGGAAATTGTCGGAGAATTTTCTGTATTTACCGCGCCTTCTTTGTTGTTTTTTGTTCAAGGAAAAGAATTACATCGGGAATCCCGGATCGTTCCAATCGAACCGTTTACCCGGAAAGTCGAACAACTCAGCCGATTGGTGGCATCGATGAACTGA
- a CDS encoding mannitol-1-phosphate 5-dehydrogenase, producing MKAIHFGAGNIGRGFIGLQLVKSGYDVCFIDVNAEVVEALKSRRAYTVGYAAEDAAVEEVSNVTALNSQTEAERVIEAIATADVVTTAVGPTLLAKIAPLLAEGIKRRGTMKNVYVIACENMIEGSSHLQQEVMHHLDMIPSNVFFPNAAVDRIVPLQHHDDPLYVEVEPFFEWVIETKALPDGYPVFEGVTYVADIIPFIERKLFTVNTGHAIASYLGALFGKETIAESLQDVRVRRGVQTALYETGWLLLEKYGFDPKDHSAYIQKNIKRFENPRIHDEIVRVARSPIRKLGPRDRLVKPARELMDRGIEANGLAQGIAAALTYSDPNDSESSELNTFIEEHGIRQTVTTYLGLEAEERLSQLIVSQYEQMHPMSDSIA from the coding sequence ATGAAAGCGATTCATTTTGGAGCAGGAAACATTGGTCGGGGATTCATTGGCTTACAACTGGTTAAATCGGGTTATGATGTCTGTTTCATTGACGTCAACGCCGAAGTCGTCGAAGCGTTAAAGTCACGCCGGGCGTATACGGTTGGCTATGCGGCAGAAGATGCGGCGGTAGAAGAGGTATCAAACGTGACCGCCCTGAATAGTCAGACCGAAGCCGAGCGGGTGATTGAAGCGATCGCCACAGCAGATGTTGTAACGACAGCAGTCGGGCCGACTTTGCTAGCGAAAATCGCTCCATTACTGGCTGAGGGAATCAAACGGCGGGGGACAATGAAAAATGTATATGTCATCGCTTGTGAAAACATGATTGAGGGATCCAGTCATTTGCAGCAAGAAGTGATGCACCATCTCGATATGATACCGAGCAACGTCTTTTTCCCGAATGCCGCCGTCGACCGGATCGTTCCGTTACAACACCATGACGATCCGTTATATGTCGAAGTCGAACCGTTTTTCGAATGGGTCATTGAGACGAAGGCATTACCGGACGGTTATCCGGTGTTCGAAGGGGTAACATACGTCGCGGACATCATACCGTTCATCGAACGAAAGTTATTCACCGTCAACACCGGCCACGCAATCGCTTCATACCTCGGTGCTCTATTTGGAAAAGAGACGATTGCCGAAAGTCTGCAAGACGTCCGTGTCCGACGCGGCGTACAGACTGCTTTATACGAGACCGGCTGGCTGTTGCTTGAAAAATACGGCTTTGATCCAAAAGATCACAGTGCATATATCCAGAAAAACATTAAACGATTTGAAAATCCTCGGATTCATGATGAAATCGTCCGGGTTGCCCGTTCGCCGATCCGTAAACTCGGACCACGCGACCGCCTGGTCAAACCGGCTCGTGAATTAATGGACCGCGGTATCGAAGCGAATGGGTTAGCCCAAGGGATTGCAGCCGCCTTAACCTATTCCGATCCAAATGATTCGGAATCTTCTGAATTAAATACTTTTATTGAAGAACATGGAATTCGACAGACGGTCACAACCTATCTTGGTCTGGAAGCGGAAGAACGTCTCAGTCAATTGATTGTCAGTCAATATGAACAGATGCATCCGATGAGTGATTCGATTGCATGA
- a CDS encoding PTS mannitol transporter subunit IICB yields MTTTQAGKRGLRVQVQRFGSFLSGMVMPNIGAFIAWGIITALFIPTGWAPNKSLAELVGPTITYLLPLLIGFTGGKLMHDVRGGVVGALATMGVIVGTEIPMFLGAMVMGPLGGFTIKKFDQLIEGKIKPGLEMLVNNFSVGIIGGLLMIGGFKLFGPLMTGLDDIMAAAVGAIVSAHLLPLASLFIEPAKILFLNNAINHGILSPLGLDQVSEAGKSVLFLLEANPGPGFGLLLAYSVFGSGAAKKTAPGAAFIQFIGGIHEIYFPYVLMKPVLLLAMIAGGMSGILTFVLFDVGLVAPASPGSIIAVLAMASRGSYIGLVAGILISASVTFVVSAVLLKTSKAKETSLEEATANVSAMKGKNSIASSLVSAESATSLAEVEHIIFACDAGMGSSAMGASVLRNKINKAGLPIKVTNTSISQLPKDAEFIITHQDLTQRAKEQVPQAEHRSVENFLNAGYYDQLVHEIETARNKIS; encoded by the coding sequence ATGACAACAACACAAGCAGGAAAGCGCGGATTGCGTGTCCAGGTTCAACGGTTCGGAAGTTTCCTCAGCGGGATGGTCATGCCAAACATCGGCGCATTCATCGCCTGGGGAATCATTACGGCGTTATTCATTCCAACCGGGTGGGCACCGAATAAAAGTCTGGCAGAATTAGTCGGTCCGACGATCACGTATCTGTTACCGCTGCTGATTGGATTTACCGGCGGGAAATTGATGCATGATGTCCGGGGAGGAGTCGTCGGGGCACTGGCGACGATGGGCGTCATCGTCGGAACCGAAATCCCGATGTTCCTTGGCGCAATGGTCATGGGACCACTTGGTGGATTTACGATTAAGAAATTTGATCAGCTGATTGAAGGGAAAATCAAACCGGGTCTTGAGATGCTCGTCAACAACTTCTCGGTCGGGATTATCGGCGGTTTGTTGATGATCGGCGGATTTAAACTGTTCGGACCACTGATGACAGGACTGGACGATATCATGGCAGCGGCAGTCGGAGCCATTGTCAGTGCACACCTGTTACCGCTCGCCAGTCTGTTCATTGAACCGGCTAAAATCTTGTTCCTGAACAATGCAATCAACCACGGGATTTTAAGTCCGCTCGGGTTGGATCAAGTCAGTGAAGCCGGAAAATCGGTTCTGTTTTTACTCGAAGCCAATCCAGGTCCTGGTTTCGGTTTGTTACTTGCATATTCGGTCTTCGGTTCCGGAGCAGCGAAAAAGACGGCTCCAGGGGCAGCATTCATCCAATTCATCGGCGGGATTCATGAAATTTACTTCCCGTATGTATTGATGAAACCCGTCCTCTTGCTCGCGATGATTGCCGGAGGAATGAGCGGTATCCTAACATTCGTCTTATTTGATGTCGGTCTTGTCGCACCTGCTTCACCGGGAAGCATCATTGCGGTCCTCGCGATGGCATCCCGCGGTTCATATATCGGACTCGTTGCCGGAATCCTAATTTCCGCATCGGTGACATTCGTCGTATCAGCAGTCTTACTGAAAACAAGCAAAGCAAAAGAAACATCACTTGAAGAAGCGACGGCTAATGTCAGCGCGATGAAAGGCAAGAATTCAATTGCTTCCTCGCTCGTCTCTGCTGAATCGGCCACTTCGTTAGCAGAAGTAGAACACATCATTTTTGCCTGCGATGCCGGAATGGGATCGAGTGCGATGGGCGCATCCGTCTTACGTAACAAAATCAATAAAGCCGGACTGCCGATCAAAGTGACGAACACGTCAATCAGTCAACTTCCGAAAGATGCCGAGTTCATCATTACGCACCAGGATTTGACGCAACGGGCGAAGGAACAAGTGCCGCAAGCCGAACACCGTTCCGTCGAAAACTTCTTGAATGCGGGTTACTATGATCAACTGGTTCATGAAATCGAAACTGCACGAAATAAAATTTCTTAA
- a CDS encoding glutamate synthase subunit beta translates to MKRRDQFMNVPRQAGKERDSRERVGDFNEYKERFSEAEASEQASRCMDCGTPFCHVGETYGQVKIGCPVYNLIPEWNVLVEQGNFHEALQRLQETNNFPEFTGRVCPAPCEGSCTLSINEPAVTIKHIERTIIDIGFEKGWVQPRIPSVRSQHRIAIVGSGPAGLAAADQLNQAGHHVTVFEREDQIGGLLTYGIPAMKLSKEIVARRVLLLETEGITFKTGVNIGLDLSLDQLEADYDAVILCVGATEPRKIQDAPSQGVGYAMDYLTSATRQLLTGQSLIDLHDTRGKDVLVIGGGDTGADCVATALRQGCRSVVQFGKHEMPGSERTPDNMWPDTPNLYSLDYGYEEALVQFGRDPREYLIAIERYTTDEVGRLTGVWTIHNEKIRHADGQIEFQKLPGTEKYYPVDTMLIAIGFSGVEQDVLRHLPVETRNGKIKTQSYATDRPGVFAAGDARRGQSLIVWAIREGREVAEKVEQHLLTLHQQTG, encoded by the coding sequence ATGAAGAGACGGGATCAATTCATGAACGTTCCTCGCCAGGCAGGCAAGGAACGTGACAGCAGGGAACGAGTCGGAGATTTTAATGAGTACAAAGAACGTTTTTCTGAAGCGGAAGCGTCGGAGCAGGCCAGCCGTTGTATGGATTGCGGGACACCGTTTTGCCATGTTGGTGAGACATATGGACAAGTCAAAATCGGTTGTCCGGTCTACAACTTAATTCCCGAGTGGAATGTACTCGTCGAACAAGGGAATTTCCATGAAGCTCTTCAGCGGCTCCAAGAGACAAATAACTTTCCGGAATTCACAGGCCGGGTCTGTCCCGCGCCTTGTGAAGGATCGTGTACGCTTTCCATCAACGAACCTGCCGTCACAATCAAGCACATCGAACGGACCATCATCGATATCGGTTTTGAAAAAGGATGGGTCCAACCACGTATTCCGTCGGTCAGAAGTCAACACCGGATTGCAATCGTCGGTTCAGGGCCGGCCGGCTTAGCGGCAGCCGATCAATTGAACCAAGCGGGGCATCACGTGACGGTGTTTGAACGCGAAGATCAAATTGGCGGATTATTGACATATGGGATTCCGGCGATGAAACTCTCGAAAGAGATTGTCGCCCGTCGTGTCCTCCTGCTTGAGACGGAAGGGATCACGTTCAAAACCGGTGTCAACATCGGTCTTGATCTATCACTGGATCAGCTGGAAGCCGATTACGATGCCGTCATCCTCTGTGTCGGCGCAACCGAACCACGAAAAATACAAGACGCGCCGAGTCAAGGTGTCGGATACGCAATGGATTATTTGACGAGCGCGACGCGGCAACTTCTGACAGGACAATCGTTAATCGACCTGCATGATACACGAGGAAAAGATGTCCTCGTCATCGGAGGCGGTGACACGGGAGCGGACTGTGTGGCGACGGCACTGCGGCAAGGCTGTCGATCCGTCGTCCAGTTCGGGAAACACGAGATGCCGGGTTCGGAACGGACACCGGACAACATGTGGCCGGATACACCGAATCTGTACAGCCTCGATTATGGTTATGAGGAAGCGCTTGTTCAATTCGGCCGTGATCCACGAGAATACTTGATTGCGATTGAGCGTTACACGACGGATGAAGTCGGACGATTAACCGGCGTTTGGACGATTCATAATGAAAAAATCCGCCATGCCGACGGACAGATTGAGTTTCAGAAGCTTCCCGGCACCGAAAAATATTATCCGGTCGATACGATGTTGATTGCAATCGGGTTCAGCGGCGTCGAGCAGGATGTGTTACGGCACTTACCGGTTGAGACACGAAACGGCAAGATAAAAACGCAGTCGTACGCGACTGACCGACCGGGTGTATTTGCTGCCGGCGATGCCCGGCGTGGTCAGTCCTTGATTGTTTGGGCCATCCGGGAAGGACGGGAAGTCGCTGAAAAAGTTGAGCAACATCTCTTGACCTTGCACCAGCAAACCGGTTAA
- a CDS encoding S66 family peptidase has product MRYPFLGWTGQTIGVTAPSSGVPENLHAMLEEATLRLQDRQMAVTIGQTVRTQHQAESAPAQTRADELNEMLQNPEIDAILPPFGGERAIDVLPFLDFGRIPVKWLLGYSDISTVLFAITVKTGIATAHGPNFVDMRSEEWDETTTAWRRVLATPAGGTVTQWTSDLYQTKWNHSERPDRYMYHLDATTEWKTLDPTQKQASGRLLGGCLETIRHLVGTPYGDVATFQVNQMNEEPILWYFEVSEASATDVHRSLMQMYLAGWFAQSSGIVFGRTAAGRTVEEYSILDVYETFKRLLDIPVFYDLDIGHQPPQMTLVNGASATITIQGKDSRLDMTFD; this is encoded by the coding sequence ATGCGCTATCCCTTTTTAGGCTGGACCGGTCAAACAATCGGTGTGACGGCCCCGTCTTCCGGAGTACCGGAAAACTTACATGCAATGCTCGAAGAAGCAACGTTGCGTCTGCAGGATCGACAAATGGCAGTTACGATCGGACAAACGGTTCGGACGCAACATCAGGCGGAAAGTGCTCCAGCTCAAACACGAGCGGATGAATTGAATGAGATGCTGCAAAACCCGGAAATCGATGCAATCCTTCCACCTTTTGGAGGGGAACGGGCGATTGATGTATTACCGTTTTTGGATTTCGGACGAATCCCGGTAAAATGGTTGCTTGGCTATTCGGATATTAGTACGGTCCTGTTTGCCATCACAGTCAAGACGGGCATCGCGACAGCCCATGGACCGAATTTTGTTGACATGCGTAGCGAAGAATGGGATGAAACGACGACAGCCTGGCGGCGAGTGCTGGCGACGCCTGCCGGAGGGACCGTCACACAGTGGACATCTGATCTGTATCAAACTAAATGGAACCATTCAGAACGACCGGACCGTTATATGTATCATCTCGATGCGACGACAGAGTGGAAAACACTGGATCCGACACAAAAACAAGCATCCGGGCGGTTGCTTGGCGGATGTCTTGAGACAATTCGTCATCTCGTCGGGACACCGTATGGAGACGTGGCCACGTTTCAGGTAAACCAGATGAACGAAGAACCGATTCTGTGGTACTTCGAAGTATCGGAAGCAAGTGCTACCGACGTTCACCGTTCATTGATGCAGATGTATCTCGCCGGCTGGTTCGCGCAGTCATCTGGAATCGTGTTTGGACGAACGGCAGCCGGACGGACGGTTGAGGAATATTCGATCCTAGATGTCTATGAGACGTTTAAAAGACTGTTGGACATTCCGGTGTTTTATGATCTAGACATCGGACACCAGCCGCCGCAAATGACACTCGTCAATGGAGCATCAGCAACCATCACGATTCAAGGAAAAGATTCTAGATTAGACATGACGTTTGATTAA
- a CDS encoding BglG family transcription antiterminator, producing MTDFTAREREILFYLLTKSEPVQIQEIAEALETSERTIQRERERLGQTVAPFRLEMIYVRGRGLQLSGDEGHKRELREALLLSHRQLPSAEDRQVELAYRLLQEQGMIKLQALAHAMYIAPSTISQDLERIDEWFCQYALELKRKKGLGAEVIGEEISKRRLMVSLIFTQWDVLSFYRFLQGHIDQLPHLLHTQQREWIEAINQSYAVIAPLTKQQDISDRLLMRAALSLAVQAIRMDQFPMVYELKAYPLEVLHHVDTLQRRLPYALSIAERQWISEELRNFQQDQLETSEELVIRLRVKRLIEQVSLLYGEAFMEDQALEHGLVSHIMSYTKQNIVNPSYVIKQIEREYPRLFDAVKQAAEFVFNDQTFADYDLAFWVMHFGAVLSKPLPKTPYRVLVVCSAGLGSSKLLMNRLRQEFTELEQVESSSLFGIGRLQLKDYDFVLSTVPLPDISQPHLLVNPLLPKEEVDRIRKLLVSLPKSFQSAPRKESSGWLDLSRLEELVKTARQLSDAFSIETISAQTEGLEEILLEISNGLVDKNVTSSAVQLSAQLLRRHEMSGLGIPGTRLALFHGRDHSIHRGGFFIYELEQPVELLGMDQAIQPVERILVLAAPEEATDQLLQLLSSISGAIIENDAQTHQFEYGDVHQLEQVLNRTFRKVIERELETIEQTIDFSL from the coding sequence GTGACTGATTTTACGGCCCGTGAGCGGGAAATCTTATTTTATTTACTGACGAAATCAGAACCGGTTCAAATTCAGGAAATCGCAGAGGCACTCGAAACCTCGGAACGAACGATTCAACGGGAACGTGAGCGGCTCGGACAAACAGTAGCGCCGTTCCGACTAGAAATGATTTACGTCCGGGGACGGGGCTTACAGTTGAGTGGCGATGAGGGGCATAAGCGGGAACTTCGTGAAGCGTTACTGTTATCGCATCGCCAGTTACCTTCGGCGGAAGATCGGCAGGTTGAACTCGCATATCGCCTCTTACAAGAGCAAGGAATGATCAAACTGCAGGCTTTGGCACATGCCATGTACATCGCTCCGAGTACCATCAGTCAAGATTTGGAACGGATTGATGAATGGTTTTGTCAGTATGCGCTGGAGTTAAAACGTAAAAAAGGATTAGGAGCGGAAGTCATCGGTGAAGAAATCAGCAAACGACGGCTGATGGTATCGTTGATTTTCACCCAATGGGATGTTTTGTCCTTTTATCGCTTTCTTCAGGGGCATATCGATCAACTGCCTCATTTACTTCATACCCAACAGAGGGAGTGGATTGAGGCGATTAATCAATCGTATGCCGTCATTGCTCCTTTGACGAAACAACAGGATATCAGTGATCGCCTTCTGATGCGGGCGGCGCTGAGTTTAGCGGTTCAAGCAATCCGGATGGACCAGTTTCCGATGGTCTATGAACTGAAAGCTTATCCGCTCGAAGTCCTGCATCATGTCGATACGCTTCAACGACGGTTGCCGTATGCCTTATCGATTGCCGAGCGGCAGTGGATTTCTGAGGAATTACGGAATTTTCAACAAGATCAGCTGGAGACCAGCGAAGAGTTGGTCATTCGATTACGTGTCAAACGACTCATCGAACAAGTCTCTTTATTGTATGGAGAAGCATTTATGGAAGACCAGGCACTCGAACACGGTTTAGTCAGCCACATCATGTCATATACGAAACAAAACATCGTTAACCCGTCCTATGTCATTAAACAAATCGAACGGGAGTATCCTCGTTTGTTTGATGCTGTCAAACAAGCGGCTGAATTCGTCTTCAACGATCAAACGTTTGCGGATTATGACTTAGCGTTCTGGGTGATGCATTTTGGTGCCGTTTTAAGTAAACCGTTACCGAAAACGCCCTATCGTGTTCTTGTCGTCTGTTCGGCGGGACTGGGGTCATCTAAATTATTGATGAACCGGTTACGGCAAGAATTTACTGAACTGGAGCAAGTCGAAAGTTCGTCCCTCTTTGGAATCGGCCGTCTCCAGTTGAAGGATTACGATTTCGTGTTATCGACGGTGCCGTTACCGGATATTAGTCAACCGCATCTGCTCGTGAACCCCTTACTGCCAAAGGAAGAGGTTGATCGAATCCGGAAATTGCTCGTTTCCTTACCTAAATCCTTTCAATCCGCTCCCCGTAAGGAGTCATCAGGCTGGCTGGATTTGTCCCGATTGGAAGAATTGGTCAAGACGGCAAGGCAATTAAGTGACGCCTTTTCCATTGAAACGATTTCCGCACAGACAGAAGGGTTAGAAGAAATTCTCCTCGAAATCAGCAACGGACTGGTCGATAAAAACGTGACCTCATCGGCCGTTCAGTTGTCGGCGCAACTGTTACGACGTCATGAAATGTCCGGACTCGGGATTCCAGGAACACGACTGGCCTTGTTCCACGGCCGCGATCATTCCATTCACCGGGGAGGATTCTTCATCTATGAGCTCGAGCAACCGGTTGAGCTGCTCGGGATGGATCAAGCGATTCAACCGGTCGAACGGATTTTAGTTCTGGCAGCACCGGAAGAAGCGACGGATCAGCTGTTGCAACTACTGAGTTCGATTAGTGGCGCCATCATTGAAAATGATGCGCAAACCCACCAATTCGAGTACGGGGATGTCCATCAACTCGAGCAGGTCTTGAACCGGACGTTCCGGAAAGTCATTGAAAGAGAATTGGAGACGATCGAGCAAACGATTGATTTTTCATTGTGA
- the adh gene encoding aldehyde dehydrogenase: protein MIYEIPNTQGSKVQYKDRYENFINGKWTAPVGGEYFENVTPITGKVLCQVARSGKEDIELALDAAHAAKDAWGKTSVAERSNILNKIANRMEENLEMLAYAETLENGKAVRETLNADLPLAIDHFRYFAGVIRAQEGSIGELDNDTVAYHFHEPLGVVGQIIPWNFPILMAVWKLAPALAAGNCVVLKPAEQTPASILLLTELIEDLLPPGVLNIVNGFGLEAGKPLASSKRIAKIAFTGETTTGRLIMQYASQNIIPVTLELGGKSPNIFFADIMDADDAFFDKAIEGLLMFALNQGEVCTCPSRALIEESIYEPFMERVLDRVKAIKLGNPLDGDVMMGAQASSEQMEKILSYLEIGKSEGAECLIGGERNHLDGDLADGYYIQPTIFKGHNKMRIFQEEIFGPVLSVTTFKTEEEALQIANDTLYGLGAGVWTRDMNRAYRFGRAIEAGRVWTNCYHQYPAHAAFGGYKMSGIGRENHKMMLNHYQRTKNLLVSYSPDKLGFF from the coding sequence ATGATTTATGAGATTCCAAACACGCAAGGGTCAAAGGTACAGTACAAGGATCGTTATGAAAATTTCATTAACGGAAAGTGGACGGCACCGGTCGGAGGAGAATATTTTGAAAACGTAACACCGATTACCGGGAAAGTGCTGTGTCAAGTTGCTCGTTCCGGGAAAGAAGATATTGAATTGGCACTAGACGCGGCGCATGCGGCTAAAGACGCGTGGGGTAAGACATCGGTTGCAGAACGGTCGAACATCTTAAACAAGATTGCGAATCGAATGGAAGAGAATCTGGAGATGCTTGCTTATGCGGAAACACTCGAAAACGGTAAAGCCGTACGCGAGACGCTGAATGCCGATCTTCCGCTCGCTATTGATCATTTCCGATACTTTGCAGGGGTCATCCGGGCGCAAGAAGGATCAATCGGGGAACTCGACAACGATACGGTCGCCTATCATTTCCATGAGCCGCTTGGCGTCGTCGGTCAAATCATCCCGTGGAACTTCCCGATTCTGATGGCTGTCTGGAAACTGGCACCGGCCCTTGCGGCAGGAAACTGTGTCGTCTTGAAACCGGCAGAACAAACACCAGCGAGTATTCTGTTGCTGACAGAGCTGATTGAAGATTTATTACCTCCGGGTGTGTTGAATATCGTCAACGGTTTTGGACTCGAAGCCGGAAAACCGCTCGCCTCGAGCAAACGGATCGCTAAAATTGCCTTCACGGGTGAGACGACGACAGGACGGCTCATCATGCAGTATGCATCTCAAAATATCATCCCGGTTACACTCGAGCTCGGCGGGAAATCACCGAATATCTTCTTTGCCGACATCATGGATGCCGATGATGCCTTTTTCGATAAAGCAATTGAAGGATTGTTGATGTTTGCCTTGAACCAAGGGGAAGTTTGTACGTGTCCTTCACGTGCCTTGATTGAAGAATCGATTTACGAGCCATTCATGGAACGTGTACTCGACCGCGTCAAAGCCATCAAACTCGGAAATCCGCTGGATGGTGACGTCATGATGGGTGCCCAGGCGTCTAGTGAACAAATGGAAAAAATCTTATCGTATCTTGAAATCGGGAAATCCGAAGGGGCAGAATGTCTGATTGGCGGCGAACGGAATCACCTTGACGGTGATTTGGCGGATGGTTATTATATCCAGCCGACAATTTTCAAAGGACACAACAAAATGCGAATTTTCCAAGAAGAGATTTTTGGTCCTGTCCTATCGGTCACGACGTTTAAAACAGAAGAAGAAGCACTGCAAATTGCAAATGACACACTGTACGGATTAGGTGCAGGGGTCTGGACGCGTGATATGAACCGGGCATACCGTTTCGGACGGGCGATTGAAGCAGGACGGGTCTGGACAAACTGTTACCACCAGTATCCGGCACACGCAGCATTCGGCGGTTACAAAATGTCAGGAATCGGTCGTGAAAACCATAAAATGATGCTCAACCATTACCAACGGACAAAAAACCTTCTCGTTAGTTACAGCCCGGATAAACTTGGTTTCTTCTAA